One stretch of Oncorhynchus clarkii lewisi isolate Uvic-CL-2024 chromosome 1, UVic_Ocla_1.0, whole genome shotgun sequence DNA includes these proteins:
- the LOC139415821 gene encoding beta-1,3-galactosyltransferase 2-like, whose translation MELQHLNISGTSGNSKKTEDSGTCQCMRFLHRRCFVLLLAVGILVIFYVTTLFTLHIRQTPLWLLGGQDLTPLSYINGNEGEFFPPYNVAYPQKYKFVLDEPHECQDRSPFLLLMVPVAPGNLVAREDIRKTWGKESLVLGRAVRLFFLLGLPSGVEAERMQEEVLLENQQYHDMLQSDFQDSYFNLTIKTMVMLEWLASRCPGASFAMKIDSDMFLNVHNLVNMLIDPTTPKHNYITGKFSQNTQVVRDRTSKWYIPNKVYPSTKFPPYLLGNGYVFSIDLPEKIVEASKQVRAIFLEDAYLGMCLSHLGIAASYPPNSSLFKLSMPYTHNRCYYSTVITTEMDHVSDLLRVWEDLQRPGTPC comes from the exons ATGGAACTTCAACACTTGAATATCAGTGGAACAAGTGGTAACAG TAAAAAAACAGAAGACAGTGGAACATGTCAATGCATGAGGTTTCTCCATCGGAGGTGTTTTGTGCTTCTCCTGGCTGTGGGGATCCTGGTGATCTTCTACGTAACCACCCTCTTCACTCTTCATATAAGACAGACCCCACTCTGGCTGCTAGGAGGCCAGGATCTAACTCCTCTCTCTTATATCAATGGAAATGAGGGGGAGTTTTTTCCGCCATACAATGTAGCATACCCACAGAAATATAAGTTTGTCCTGGATGAGCCTCATGAGTGCCAGGACCGCAGCCCCTTCCTGCTTCTAATGGTGCCAGTAGCTCCTGGTAATCTGGTAGCCCGGGAGGATATCCGGAAGACTTGGGGTAAGGAGAGCCTGGTTCTGGGACGGGCTGTGCGTCTGTTCTTCCTGTTGGGCCTGCCCAGTGGAGTGGAGGCAGAGAGGATGCAGGAGGAGGTGCTGCTTGAGAACCAGCAGTACCATGACATGCTGCAGAGTGACTTCCAGGACAGCTACTTCAACCTGACCATTAAGACCATGGTGATGCTGGAGTGGCTGGCCTCTCGCTGCCCCGGCGCCTCCTTCGCCATGAAGATCGACTCTGACATGTTCCTCAATGTGCACAACCTGGTCAACATGCTGATAGACCCAACTACACCAAAGCACAACTACATCACTGGGAAGTTCAGCCAAAACACACAAGTGGTGAGAGACCGCACCTCAAAGTGGTACATTCCCAATAAGGTTTACCCCAGTACCAAATTCCCTCCCTACCTTTTGGGAAATGGTTATGTCTTTTCCATAGATCTTCCTGAGAAGATAGTGGAAGCATCCAAACAAGTCCGTGCCATATTTTTAGAGGATGCCTACCTGGGTATGTGTCTGAGCCATTTAGGGATTGCAGCCAGTTACCCACCTAACTCTTCCCTCTTCAAGCTTTCCATGCCCTACACTCATAATCGCTGTTACTACtctactgtcatcactactgaaATGGACCATGTGAGTGACCTGCTGCGAGTCTGGGAGGACTTACAGAGACCTGGCACCCCCTGCTAA